In one Massilia endophytica genomic region, the following are encoded:
- a CDS encoding type 1 glutamine amidotransferase domain-containing protein: MAQELKGKRVAVLMTDGVEQVEYTEPRSFLEQHGAKVTLVSPKGQGEQIQGFNHLEPAQKFEVEMDVRDARPMEFDALVLPGGVANPDQLRLSTESITFIKEFARENKPIAAICHGPWTLIDADLAKGKRLTSWPTLELDLRNAGAEWTDEQVVVDGKLVTSRKPDDIPAFNQALLRELSGGSAGTRA; encoded by the coding sequence ATGGCACAAGAACTGAAAGGTAAGCGCGTCGCCGTGCTGATGACCGACGGCGTGGAACAGGTAGAGTACACGGAACCGCGCAGCTTCCTGGAGCAGCACGGCGCCAAGGTCACGCTCGTATCGCCCAAAGGCCAGGGTGAGCAGATCCAGGGATTCAATCACCTTGAACCGGCGCAGAAGTTCGAGGTGGAGATGGACGTGCGCGACGCCCGCCCTATGGAATTCGATGCACTGGTGCTGCCGGGTGGCGTGGCCAATCCCGACCAGCTTCGGCTGAGCACCGAGTCCATCACCTTCATCAAGGAATTCGCCCGCGAGAACAAGCCGATCGCCGCCATCTGCCACGGTCCGTGGACGCTCATCGATGCGGACCTTGCCAAGGGCAAGCGCCTGACCAGCTGGCCGACGCTGGAGCTGGACCTGCGCAATGCCGGCGCCGAATGGACCGACGAGCAGGTAGTAGTGGACGGAAAGCTCGTCACCAGCAGAAAGCCCGACGATATCCCCGCCTTCAATCAGGCCTTGTTGCGTGAACTGAGTGGGGGTAGCGCTGGCACCCGTGCCTGA
- a CDS encoding YoaK family protein — MPVQYLRTFTAAQRTEASNIRLGRVLAFVAGAVNAGGFLAVGQYTSHMTGILSSVPDQLLLGNPGLAATAAGSVLLFLFGAATSAILINWGRRRQAHSEYATPLVLEAALLLAFGLVGARLGQERLFLLPATVGLLCYVMGLQNAMITKVSRAEIRTTHITGIVTDIGIELGKLAYWNGALSRQSPVRADHARLRVLASLLGMFLLGGAAGAAGFAYLGFLATVPLAALLLLLAGVPVLDDLRQRQSS; from the coding sequence ATGCCAGTCCAGTATCTACGCACCTTTACCGCCGCCCAGCGCACCGAGGCCTCCAATATCCGGCTTGGCCGCGTGCTGGCCTTCGTGGCCGGCGCCGTGAACGCGGGCGGCTTCCTTGCGGTTGGCCAGTACACCTCGCACATGACGGGGATCCTGTCTTCGGTGCCGGACCAGCTCCTCCTGGGCAATCCCGGCCTGGCGGCGACGGCTGCGGGATCCGTGCTGCTCTTCCTGTTCGGGGCTGCCACCTCGGCCATCCTGATCAACTGGGGCCGCCGGCGCCAGGCGCACAGCGAGTATGCGACGCCGCTGGTCCTGGAGGCGGCGCTGCTCCTGGCTTTCGGCCTGGTGGGCGCACGGCTCGGGCAGGAGCGGCTCTTTCTCCTTCCCGCCACCGTGGGCCTGCTGTGCTATGTCATGGGCCTGCAGAACGCCATGATCACCAAGGTCTCCCGCGCCGAGATCCGCACCACACACATCACCGGTATCGTGACGGACATCGGCATTGAGTTGGGCAAGCTCGCCTACTGGAACGGAGCCCTGTCCCGCCAGTCCCCCGTGCGCGCGGACCACGCACGCCTGCGTGTGCTCGCATCGCTGCTCGGGATGTTCCTGCTGGGCGGCGCTGCGGGCGCCGCCGGTTTCGCCTACCTCGGCTTTCTTGCCACGGTGCCGCTGGCCGCGCTGCTCCTGCTTCTGGCTGGCGTTCCCGTTCTGGACGATCTACGCCAGAGGCAAAGCTCATGA
- a CDS encoding TonB-dependent receptor: MMKLSRMHKRLLALSAMLPMTAMAQEAGQTAPAASGQLETVTVTAQRRTENIKEVPVSVSMLAHEKLDVILSSGQDIRVLAGKVPSLNVESSTGRVFPRFYVRGYGNADFSTFASQPVSLIYDDVVQENPILKGYPMFDLAGVEVLRGPQGTLFGRNTPAGVVKFESAKPSLKGIEGFYNLSYATHGTANVEAAANIPLSNVWAMRVSTLRQHRDDYVSNAFLNQPDSMEGYNEHAERVQFLFQPSSTFNALFNIHQRSGVGSSRLFRANIIKKGTNDLVDGFDAEKIFTNGQNYQNLNTKGGSIRLSWDLGSVKLYSISGYETVSDYNSRGDIDGGNPVNGPGVVPFQVETAGFIPELQQYSQEFRVESKKAGPLSWQAGVYYFNEDARGGSDGYNTAGARTTHVLSQQQNRASAAFGSVNYAVNDALTVRGGLRYTKDVKDFRTLEAVNTVLVGPQSVHADKDKFNWDLSGTYVLNKDVNVYARVATGFRAPSVAAASTSVPITVADAETITSYEAGIKADLLNRRARASLSVYDFDVKNQQLTVVGGNSNVTKLINAAKTKGRGIEAELEGFVTPDFKVSTSASYNFTEIKDPSLSVNKCAQCTVTDPLNASGRVIINGNPLPQAPKWIINASARYNYPLADGNLFVLTDWSYRSKVNFFLYEAVEFSGKAMTEGGLRVGYNWAGGKYEIAAFGRNITGTQRITGAIDFNNLTGFINEPRQWGVQFKGTF, from the coding sequence ATGATGAAACTGTCCCGGATGCACAAGCGTCTACTCGCTCTCAGCGCCATGCTGCCCATGACCGCCATGGCCCAGGAAGCCGGCCAAACGGCTCCTGCCGCCAGCGGCCAGCTGGAAACGGTCACCGTGACCGCCCAGCGCCGTACTGAAAACATCAAGGAAGTACCGGTCTCCGTGTCCATGCTGGCGCACGAAAAGCTGGACGTGATCCTCTCCAGCGGGCAGGATATCCGCGTGCTGGCAGGTAAAGTACCGAGCCTGAACGTGGAATCTTCCACCGGCCGCGTTTTCCCCCGCTTCTATGTCCGCGGCTACGGCAATGCGGACTTCAGCACCTTCGCTTCCCAGCCCGTTTCCCTGATCTATGACGACGTGGTGCAGGAGAACCCGATCCTGAAGGGTTACCCGATGTTCGACCTGGCCGGCGTGGAAGTGCTGCGCGGCCCGCAGGGCACCCTGTTCGGGCGCAACACCCCGGCCGGCGTGGTGAAGTTCGAATCCGCAAAACCGAGCCTGAAAGGCATCGAAGGCTTCTACAACCTGTCCTACGCGACGCATGGCACCGCGAACGTGGAAGCTGCCGCCAATATTCCGCTGTCGAACGTCTGGGCCATGCGTGTTTCGACCCTGCGCCAGCACCGCGACGACTACGTGAGCAACGCCTTCCTGAACCAGCCGGATTCGATGGAAGGCTACAACGAGCACGCCGAGCGCGTGCAGTTCCTGTTCCAGCCGAGCAGCACCTTCAATGCGCTGTTCAATATCCACCAGCGCAGCGGCGTTGGCAGCTCGCGCCTGTTCCGTGCCAATATCATCAAGAAGGGCACGAACGACCTGGTGGACGGCTTCGACGCCGAGAAGATCTTCACCAACGGCCAGAACTACCAGAACCTGAACACCAAGGGCGGCAGCATCCGCCTGAGCTGGGACCTGGGTTCCGTGAAGCTGTACTCGATCAGCGGCTATGAGACTGTATCCGACTACAACAGCCGCGGCGACATCGACGGCGGCAATCCGGTCAACGGCCCGGGCGTGGTGCCATTCCAGGTGGAGACCGCAGGCTTCATTCCCGAGCTGCAGCAGTACTCGCAGGAGTTCCGCGTCGAATCGAAGAAGGCGGGTCCCCTGAGCTGGCAGGCAGGCGTCTACTACTTCAACGAAGACGCGCGCGGCGGCAGCGACGGCTACAACACCGCCGGCGCCCGCACCACCCACGTGCTGAGCCAGCAGCAGAACCGCGCGTCGGCGGCCTTCGGCTCCGTGAACTATGCCGTGAACGACGCACTGACCGTGCGCGGCGGCCTGCGCTACACCAAGGACGTGAAGGACTTCCGCACGCTGGAAGCCGTGAACACCGTGCTGGTAGGCCCGCAGTCCGTGCACGCCGACAAGGACAAGTTCAATTGGGACCTGAGCGGCACCTATGTGCTGAACAAGGACGTGAACGTGTACGCGCGCGTGGCCACCGGCTTCCGCGCGCCTTCCGTTGCCGCGGCGTCGACCTCCGTGCCGATCACCGTGGCGGATGCGGAAACCATCACCTCGTACGAGGCAGGCATCAAGGCCGACCTGCTGAACCGCCGCGCGCGCGCCTCCCTGAGCGTGTACGACTTCGACGTGAAGAACCAGCAGCTGACCGTTGTGGGCGGCAATTCGAACGTGACGAAGCTGATCAACGCTGCCAAGACCAAGGGCCGCGGCATCGAAGCGGAACTGGAAGGCTTCGTAACCCCCGACTTCAAGGTCTCGACCAGCGCCTCGTACAACTTCACCGAGATCAAGGATCCGTCCCTGTCGGTGAACAAGTGCGCCCAGTGCACCGTGACCGATCCGCTGAACGCGTCGGGCCGCGTGATCATCAATGGCAACCCGCTGCCGCAGGCGCCGAAGTGGATCATCAACGCCAGCGCGCGCTACAACTACCCTCTGGCGGACGGCAATCTCTTCGTGCTGACCGACTGGTCCTACCGCAGCAAGGTGAACTTCTTCCTGTATGAGGCGGTGGAGTTCAGCGGCAAGGCCATGACCGAAGGCGGCTTGCGCGTCGGCTACAACTGGGCAGGCGGCAAGTACGAGATCGCCGCGTTCGGCCGCAATATCACCGGCACGCAGCGCATCACCGGCGCCATCGACTTCAACAACCTGACCGGCTTTATCAACGAGCCACGCCAGTGGGGTGTGCAGTTCAAGGGCACGTTCTAA
- a CDS encoding family 10 glycosylhydrolase has protein sequence MKRLLCAVAALCVFAAGQPQAQTTAPKREMRGVWISTHIGLDWPVRTQTPAQQRAALTAILDHNKATGMNAAYFQVRSQADAMFPSTLEPWSYYLTNSSGTAPSPAWDPLQFALEETRKRGLEFHAWINPYRAVATLSNAGNTAMYGPTHVSRTHPEWLLTIGTVQILNPGLPAVRDHVHAVVMDIVQRYDVDGIHFDDYFYPNGTPATIDDAAYNADPRGFPNTAAGRADWRRDNINLLISRVGESIAAAKPWVKFGISPSGIYRSSTDPAVGSPTSAGALQHYSAMFADSRKWLQMGWIDYLAPQVYWYIGQTGSDYQLLVPWWNENAFGRHMYIGLADYKMNTAGWTSPAQIANQIAMNRGSSHIAGQIHFRHAFLQANALGYRTDLKDNIYNKPALLPAMPWKDSTVPSAANELSSVLNGDGSLTLSWSRAEGADEFDKARRYAIYRSEQPNIDLEDRNNLLALTSGGETTYTDSAIPAGKYYYYAVTALNRLHHESAASNTASNDKEAPVVRTRAIERTLVGGNVSIAADEVDNGSTDNWGIESRVLSKNSFSCSNIGDNQVELSVTDKAGNVGTAPAIVKVLGAIPQPQIAVSRTDSTATGAPANTIVLGYGAQSLTLTASDGASGSVSAYAWSPAEGLSTATGAVTQFTPAAAGTYSFTVQATNQNACSAAGSVTIPVIDARCGGDKVKVCKKSGGTSHEICVAPSAVPAHLKKDGGVLGSCGA, from the coding sequence ATGAAGAGACTACTATGTGCGGTCGCGGCCCTGTGCGTGTTCGCCGCAGGCCAGCCCCAAGCCCAGACGACGGCCCCGAAGCGCGAGATGCGCGGCGTATGGATCAGTACACACATTGGCCTGGACTGGCCGGTGCGGACCCAGACTCCCGCCCAGCAGCGCGCTGCCCTGACCGCCATCCTTGACCACAACAAGGCAACCGGCATGAACGCCGCCTACTTCCAGGTGCGCAGCCAGGCAGACGCCATGTTCCCCAGCACCCTTGAGCCGTGGTCCTACTACCTGACCAACAGCTCCGGCACGGCGCCGTCGCCAGCCTGGGACCCGCTGCAGTTCGCCCTTGAGGAAACGCGCAAGCGCGGCCTGGAATTCCATGCCTGGATCAACCCTTACCGCGCCGTGGCCACGCTCTCGAACGCGGGTAACACCGCCATGTACGGCCCCACCCACGTATCGCGCACCCATCCTGAATGGCTGCTGACGATCGGCACGGTGCAGATCCTGAACCCCGGCCTGCCAGCAGTGCGCGATCACGTGCACGCCGTGGTGATGGATATCGTTCAGCGCTACGACGTGGACGGGATCCACTTCGACGACTATTTCTACCCGAACGGCACCCCGGCCACCATCGACGATGCGGCCTACAATGCCGATCCGCGCGGCTTCCCGAACACCGCGGCAGGCCGTGCGGACTGGCGCCGCGACAACATCAACCTGCTGATCTCCCGCGTTGGTGAAAGCATTGCCGCCGCCAAGCCCTGGGTGAAGTTCGGCATTTCGCCGTCCGGCATCTACCGCAGCAGCACCGATCCGGCGGTCGGTTCGCCGACGTCCGCAGGCGCCCTGCAGCACTACAGCGCCATGTTCGCGGACTCGCGCAAGTGGCTGCAGATGGGCTGGATCGACTACCTGGCCCCGCAGGTCTACTGGTACATCGGCCAGACCGGCTCGGACTACCAGCTGCTCGTGCCATGGTGGAACGAGAACGCTTTCGGTCGCCACATGTACATTGGCCTGGCCGACTACAAGATGAACACCGCTGGCTGGACCAGCCCTGCGCAGATCGCCAACCAGATCGCCATGAACCGCGGCAGCAGCCATATCGCGGGCCAGATCCACTTCCGCCACGCCTTCCTGCAGGCGAACGCGCTGGGCTACCGCACGGATCTGAAGGACAACATCTATAACAAGCCTGCGCTGCTGCCTGCCATGCCCTGGAAGGACAGCACCGTGCCTTCGGCGGCAAATGAGCTGAGCTCCGTTCTGAATGGCGACGGCTCCCTGACCCTGTCCTGGAGCCGCGCGGAAGGCGCGGACGAATTCGATAAGGCGCGCCGCTACGCCATCTACCGTTCGGAGCAGCCGAATATCGACCTGGAAGACCGCAACAACCTGCTGGCGCTGACCAGCGGCGGCGAGACCACCTACACCGACAGCGCCATCCCGGCCGGGAAGTACTACTACTACGCCGTGACCGCCCTGAACCGCCTGCACCACGAAAGCGCGGCCTCCAACACGGCGAGCAACGACAAGGAAGCGCCGGTGGTCCGCACCCGGGCGATCGAGCGTACGCTGGTCGGCGGCAATGTGAGCATCGCTGCCGACGAAGTGGATAACGGCAGCACCGACAACTGGGGCATCGAATCGCGTGTGCTGAGCAAGAACAGCTTCAGCTGCAGCAATATCGGCGACAACCAGGTGGAACTGAGCGTAACCGACAAGGCAGGCAATGTCGGCACCGCGCCAGCCATCGTCAAGGTGCTGGGCGCGATTCCGCAGCCGCAGATTGCCGTGAGCCGCACTGACAGCACCGCCACCGGCGCACCGGCCAATACCATCGTTCTCGGCTACGGAGCGCAGAGCCTGACCCTGACGGCGTCCGATGGCGCCAGCGGCTCGGTGAGCGCCTACGCCTGGTCGCCTGCGGAAGGCCTGAGCACCGCCACCGGCGCCGTCACCCAGTTCACGCCAGCGGCGGCAGGCACCTACAGCTTCACGGTCCAGGCCACGAACCAGAATGCCTGCAGCGCCGCCGGTTCCGTGACGATTCCCGTGATCGACGCGCGCTGCGGCGGCGACAAGGTCAAGGTTTGCAAGAAGTCCGGCGGAACGTCGCACGAAATCTGCGTGGCGCCGAGCGCCGTGCCAGCCCACCTGAAGAAGGACGGAGGAGTGCTGGGCAGCTGCGGCGCCTGA
- a CDS encoding serine hydrolase domain-containing protein, whose amino-acid sequence MRQLWIAFALAVTVPAWATPASELDRLATRYHALGQLDGSVLVADQGKVVYHRAFGLANREWEVRNTTDTVFRVASLTKQFTATLILQLAERGKLRLDDRIGRYVPDLRPEIGEKVTLHQLLNHTSGIVDYANFPGFWARRLGEKVPREDFLAIMNRPLEFEPGSKGHYSSSNYTLLGWVIEKQTGRSYGEALDEMILRPSGMRQTAYDAPERIIPRKASGYVRVLGSYQPAAPLWIPNIGAGGGVASTTGDFFKLDRALAGDGLLKPESKRLMFTPYVKDDVWGDLGYGYGWLAGTRVIAGKPRLVHEHGGNGNGFRTLITRYPEDGKLVIIFLNEGNGNKGPEIYRMRSDFTDALYGRKVPDPKPALHDMLAEEIRRLGAGAALARFDALLARSEKPSDGNTLNRLAYQYVEAGQPSTGIAILKRAAELYPQDGNLHDSMGELYLATGDKARARIAYARALELDPGNTNAAEVLKTLQER is encoded by the coding sequence ATGAGACAACTCTGGATCGCCTTTGCGCTGGCCGTCACGGTCCCTGCGTGGGCCACCCCGGCCTCTGAGCTGGACCGCCTCGCCACCCGCTACCACGCCCTCGGCCAGCTGGATGGCAGCGTGCTGGTCGCCGACCAGGGCAAGGTGGTCTACCACCGCGCCTTCGGCCTCGCCAACCGCGAATGGGAGGTGCGCAATACCACCGATACCGTTTTCCGTGTCGCCTCGCTTACGAAGCAGTTCACCGCCACGCTGATCCTGCAGCTCGCGGAGCGCGGCAAGTTGCGCCTGGACGACAGGATAGGCCGCTACGTTCCCGATCTGCGCCCGGAAATCGGAGAGAAGGTCACCCTGCATCAGCTGCTGAACCACACCTCGGGCATTGTGGACTACGCCAATTTTCCCGGCTTCTGGGCACGGCGGCTCGGCGAGAAAGTGCCAAGGGAGGACTTCCTGGCCATCATGAACCGGCCCCTCGAATTCGAGCCGGGTTCAAAGGGCCACTACAGCAGCTCGAACTACACCCTGCTCGGCTGGGTGATCGAAAAGCAGACCGGCAGGAGCTACGGGGAGGCGCTGGATGAAATGATCCTGCGGCCATCGGGAATGCGCCAGACCGCCTATGATGCGCCGGAGCGCATCATTCCGCGCAAGGCCTCGGGCTATGTGCGCGTTCTGGGAAGCTACCAGCCTGCCGCGCCCCTGTGGATTCCCAATATCGGCGCCGGCGGCGGCGTGGCCAGCACCACGGGGGACTTCTTCAAGCTCGATCGCGCCCTGGCTGGCGATGGCCTGCTCAAGCCGGAATCGAAGCGCCTGATGTTCACGCCCTACGTCAAGGACGATGTCTGGGGCGACCTTGGCTACGGCTACGGATGGCTGGCCGGCACGCGCGTCATTGCGGGCAAGCCGCGCCTCGTTCACGAACATGGCGGCAATGGCAACGGCTTCCGCACGCTCATCACGCGCTATCCGGAGGATGGAAAGCTCGTGATCATTTTCCTCAATGAGGGCAACGGCAACAAGGGCCCCGAAATCTACCGCATGCGCAGCGACTTCACCGATGCGCTGTATGGCAGGAAGGTTCCCGATCCAAAGCCCGCGCTTCACGACATGCTGGCAGAGGAGATCCGCCGCCTGGGAGCCGGCGCCGCCCTGGCCCGCTTCGATGCACTGCTTGCGCGCAGCGAAAAACCGTCGGACGGCAACACGCTGAACCGGCTCGCCTACCAGTACGTGGAAGCAGGCCAGCCTTCAACCGGCATTGCCATCCTCAAGCGCGCCGCCGAGCTCTATCCTCAGGACGGCAATCTCCACGACTCGATGGGCGAGCTATATCTGGCCACCGGGGACAAGGCCCGGGCGCGTATTGCCTACGCGCGCGCCCTGGAGCTCGACCCGGGCAACACGAATGCCGCCGAGGTGCTGAAGACGCTTCAGGAGCGGTAA
- the galB gene encoding beta-galactosidase GalB, which translates to MRTVSLLALTGAAVAAVLPAHAAEQAVRERASFNADWRFLKGEPAEGAASPSLDDKAWRKLNLPHDFGIEGPFRQEYDGETGKLPWWGVAWYRKHFTSPASDAGKRVYLDIDGAMSHATVWLNGKQVGGWPYGYASFRVDLTPHLKPGAENVVAIRVDNPQESSRWYPGGGVYRNVWLVKTSPLHVAHNGTYVTTPIIKKESATVNVQVTLDNNGGDTAAQVSTAIYALDAAGRQTGPVLAQSEVSPLTKVKAGRQSLLAQSLEVTQPKLWSLRDPQRYVAVTTVTGEGKVVDEVETPFGIRTAVFEAARGFVLNGEHVPIQGVCLHHDLGALGTALNVRALERQFEILRDMGVNAIRTTHNPPAPEMLELADRMGFLIVEEAFDAWRVSKVPKDYGTLYDEWHEKDLRSMVKRDRNHPSVIMWSIGNEIMEQGEPEGWRVAAHLADIVRSEDRTRPTTGGFNHIISGYNGFQTAVDVVGFNYKPLEYAKFHRSSPHIPVYGSETASTVSSRGEYFFPVSDDKKEGAVNFQVSSYDLTAPPWAWSPDVEFRGLDASPYAAGEFVWTGFDYLGEPTPYNSDSTNALNFTDPAARERAAKELAAMKKVQMPSRSSYFGIVDLAGFRKDRFYLYQARWRPELPMAHLLPHWNWPERVGQVTPVHLYTSGDEAELFVNGQSQGRKKRGPNDYRLRWDDVKYQPGTVRAVVYKQGKPWAEDTVQTTGAPARLSLTADRKALAADGKDLSFVTVAVTDRQGRMVPRSSNKVRFSVTGPAELVATDNGDATSHVSFQSLERAVYNGLALAIVRTRPGQGGAITVTATSEGLGSAKVSLSSKP; encoded by the coding sequence ATGCGAACTGTATCCCTGCTTGCCCTCACCGGCGCCGCCGTTGCGGCAGTCCTTCCCGCGCATGCCGCCGAACAGGCCGTACGCGAACGCGCCTCCTTCAATGCCGACTGGCGCTTCCTGAAGGGTGAGCCCGCCGAAGGCGCGGCATCTCCGTCGCTGGATGACAAGGCTTGGCGCAAACTGAACCTGCCTCACGATTTCGGCATCGAAGGGCCGTTCAGGCAGGAATACGATGGCGAGACCGGCAAGCTGCCCTGGTGGGGCGTGGCGTGGTATCGCAAGCATTTCACATCGCCCGCCAGCGACGCGGGCAAGCGCGTCTATCTGGATATCGACGGCGCCATGTCGCACGCAACGGTTTGGCTGAACGGAAAACAGGTCGGGGGCTGGCCTTATGGCTACGCATCCTTCCGCGTAGACCTGACGCCGCATTTGAAGCCGGGGGCGGAGAACGTGGTGGCGATCCGTGTCGACAATCCACAGGAATCGTCGCGCTGGTATCCCGGCGGCGGCGTCTACCGCAATGTGTGGCTGGTGAAGACGTCACCCCTGCACGTGGCGCACAACGGCACCTACGTCACCACGCCTATCATCAAGAAGGAGTCGGCCACGGTCAATGTCCAGGTCACGCTGGACAACAATGGCGGCGACACCGCAGCCCAGGTCTCCACCGCGATTTATGCGCTGGATGCCGCGGGGCGGCAGACCGGACCGGTGCTGGCGCAGAGCGAAGTGTCGCCGCTGACCAAGGTCAAGGCGGGCCGCCAGAGCCTTCTGGCGCAGTCGCTTGAGGTTACGCAGCCGAAGCTGTGGAGCCTGCGCGACCCGCAGCGCTATGTCGCCGTCACCACCGTGACCGGCGAAGGCAAGGTGGTGGACGAGGTGGAAACACCCTTCGGCATCCGTACCGCGGTATTCGAGGCGGCGCGCGGCTTTGTTCTCAACGGCGAGCATGTGCCGATCCAGGGCGTGTGCCTGCACCACGACCTTGGCGCGCTTGGTACGGCATTGAACGTCCGGGCGCTGGAACGCCAGTTCGAGATCCTGCGCGACATGGGCGTGAACGCCATCCGCACCACGCACAATCCTCCTGCACCCGAGATGCTGGAGCTGGCGGACCGCATGGGCTTCCTGATCGTCGAAGAAGCTTTCGACGCGTGGCGCGTCAGCAAGGTGCCAAAGGACTACGGCACGCTCTACGACGAATGGCACGAGAAGGACCTGCGCTCCATGGTAAAGCGCGACCGCAACCACCCCAGCGTGATCATGTGGAGCATCGGTAACGAGATCATGGAGCAGGGCGAGCCGGAAGGCTGGAGGGTGGCGGCCCACCTGGCCGACATCGTGCGCAGCGAAGACCGCACCCGGCCGACAACGGGCGGCTTCAACCACATCATTTCGGGCTATAACGGTTTCCAGACCGCCGTGGATGTAGTGGGCTTCAACTACAAGCCGCTGGAGTACGCCAAATTCCATCGCAGCTCGCCGCACATCCCGGTGTATGGCAGCGAGACCGCATCCACCGTGAGCTCGCGGGGCGAATACTTCTTCCCCGTCAGCGACGACAAGAAGGAAGGCGCCGTCAACTTCCAGGTCAGCAGCTACGATCTGACCGCGCCGCCCTGGGCCTGGTCGCCGGACGTGGAGTTCAGGGGGCTGGACGCCAGCCCCTACGCCGCGGGCGAATTCGTCTGGACGGGTTTCGATTACCTTGGCGAACCCACCCCTTACAACAGCGACTCGACCAATGCACTGAACTTCACCGATCCCGCGGCGCGCGAGCGTGCCGCGAAGGAGCTGGCGGCGATGAAGAAAGTGCAGATGCCCTCGCGCAGTTCCTACTTCGGCATCGTGGACCTGGCCGGCTTCAGGAAGGACCGCTTCTACCTCTATCAGGCGCGCTGGCGTCCGGAGCTGCCGATGGCGCACTTGCTGCCGCACTGGAACTGGCCGGAGCGCGTGGGCCAGGTCACGCCTGTGCACCTGTACACATCGGGCGACGAGGCGGAACTCTTCGTCAACGGCCAGTCGCAGGGCCGCAAGAAGCGCGGGCCGAACGACTACCGGCTGCGCTGGGATGACGTGAAGTACCAGCCCGGCACGGTGCGCGCCGTCGTCTACAAACAGGGCAAGCCCTGGGCCGAAGATACGGTGCAGACGACCGGAGCACCTGCCAGGCTGTCGCTGACTGCCGACCGCAAGGCACTTGCGGCGGACGGCAAGGATCTGTCCTTCGTGACGGTGGCCGTCACCGACAGGCAGGGCCGGATGGTGCCGCGTTCCAGCAACAAGGTTCGCTTCAGCGTGACCGGTCCGGCGGAACTGGTGGCGACAGATAATGGCGATGCCACCAGCCATGTGTCTTTCCAGTCGCTGGAGCGCGCTGTCTACAACGGACTGGCGCTGGCGATCGTGCGGACCAGGCCTGGCCAGGGCGGGGCGATCACGGTGACCGCCACGAGCGAAGGGCTGGGAAGCGCCAAGGTAAGCCTGAGCAGCAAGCCTTAG
- a CDS encoding ABC transporter substrate-binding protein: MRGRLLRAALLGLACAAPLPALPSTESHDASLQVLHWWTSAGERRAAKILATRLGEEGIEWKDNAVPGGAGLGAGKVLKSRVLAGDSPGATQIIGVSVGEWAELGLLRGFDSVAAAGNWNRVLFPTVYSLVQHHGHVVAAPLGIHRINTLFYNRKLFTRLQLSPPSNWAEFEQVSRKLRAAGVAPLMQSSEPWQVATLFENLVLAESGPEYYRDLFVRLSPQAASDKRLREALFRLRGMKGWMAPLEELSWPDAVRRFSRREAAMLVMGDWAKAELNEWGFATDDEFSCAPMPGTAKLHLYSVDTLAMLGTDSSRMAAQEKLAKLVVTPAVQQQFNAAKGAVSVRRDADPTGMDSCARDSWTTFAGGAAAQAPSLVHRMAADEESRDAIIAEVHRYFMNDSITEADVQRRLAAVLRALNLRRRK, from the coding sequence ATGCGCGGCAGACTGCTGCGGGCGGCCCTGCTTGGCCTGGCGTGCGCGGCCCCTCTTCCCGCCCTCCCTTCCACCGAATCCCACGACGCCTCGCTGCAGGTGCTGCACTGGTGGACGTCCGCCGGGGAAAGGCGCGCCGCGAAAATCCTTGCCACCCGCCTGGGCGAGGAAGGCATCGAATGGAAGGACAACGCCGTGCCAGGCGGAGCGGGCCTCGGCGCAGGCAAGGTACTCAAGAGCCGCGTCCTCGCGGGTGATTCTCCCGGCGCCACCCAGATCATCGGGGTTTCGGTCGGCGAATGGGCGGAACTGGGCCTGCTGCGCGGCTTCGACAGCGTGGCCGCCGCAGGCAACTGGAACCGCGTGCTCTTCCCCACTGTGTACTCCCTGGTGCAGCATCACGGCCATGTGGTGGCGGCGCCGCTCGGCATCCACCGCATCAACACCCTGTTCTACAACCGCAAGCTGTTCACCCGCCTGCAGCTTTCACCGCCCTCGAACTGGGCCGAATTCGAACAGGTCTCCCGCAAGCTGCGCGCAGCAGGCGTTGCGCCGCTGATGCAGAGCAGCGAGCCATGGCAGGTGGCCACGCTCTTTGAAAATCTTGTACTGGCCGAGAGCGGCCCCGAATACTACCGGGACCTGTTCGTCCGCCTGAGCCCCCAGGCAGCATCGGACAAGCGCCTGCGCGAAGCCCTTTTCCGCCTGCGCGGCATGAAGGGCTGGATGGCGCCGCTCGAAGAACTGTCCTGGCCCGATGCCGTGCGCCGCTTCTCGCGCCGCGAGGCGGCCATGCTGGTGATGGGCGACTGGGCCAAGGCGGAACTGAACGAATGGGGCTTCGCCACGGACGACGAATTCTCCTGCGCCCCGATGCCGGGCACCGCCAAGCTGCACCTGTACAGCGTGGACACGCTGGCCATGCTGGGCACGGACAGCAGCCGCATGGCGGCCCAGGAAAAGCTGGCGAAGCTCGTGGTCACGCCAGCGGTGCAGCAGCAGTTCAATGCCGCGAAAGGCGCGGTCAGCGTGCGGCGCGACGCCGATCCTACCGGCATGGACAGCTGCGCCCGCGATTCCTGGACCACCTTCGCCGGCGGCGCTGCCGCCCAGGCGCCCAGCCTCGTGCACCGCATGGCGGCGGACGAGGAGAGCCGCGACGCGATCATCGCGGAGGTGCACCGCTACTTCATGAACGACAGCATCACCGAAGCCGACGTGCAGCGCCGCCTTGCGGCTGTCCTGCGCGCGCTGAACCTGCGCCGGCGCAAATGA